The Desulfosporosinus acidiphilus SJ4 genome has a window encoding:
- a CDS encoding efflux RND transporter permease subunit: MGLIKAAIENKKIVLFLVILVIIGGFYSYYIVPKQESPDVSSPAAMITTIYPGASPADIETLVTKKIEDKVEEIDGYDYAESYSKNSASIVIVYLNNDADKDKAWRDLRDKINDLKPQLPDGCQASTINTNLTETAGMILSISGKNYSYEQLGNYADDIKKSLNNVNGISRFDVDGKQDKQVKIDVDWTEINKYGISLVDLCNVLKAQNINIPSGSLNLKTGKIKVETPGTFTSLQDIQNTIVGVSKTTGETVRIKDIAKVYMDYDDNSDLKFTDNGENAVLLAGYFQDNKNIVLVGDDVRKELDTIKKQLPSDLTIDEVTFQPKDVSDSVSFFMKNLREGIILVIITVLIGMSLRNAMVVSAVIPISISMSFLAMYVLGIKVQQMSTTALIIALGILVDDAIVIGDVIQVGIDQGLSGNEAAFQGIKRLFVPVFTSTLIIVGAFAPLLTIPGAVGEFMRSLPQVVMICVTCSYLSALLVTPAMSSLFFRKSKNVDKESIVRKMFRNLLSYGLKHKKTIVAVALGVFIVAIGLLKTLGMQFFPYADKNIIYIDVANEKMEDIDSTTSLVKQIEAILKTEKDVTGYTSAIGGGMPKFYITMPTVAGSKDTAQIMVRIDLNKSKQFKTRQELAEHLQSLLDSKISEGTATVKQLEQAQPIGAPIRLRLTGDDLDKLYAASDKIQQQLLNIPGTLNVRDDAAKKSYEYEVNIDDAKASQLGLLKSDILQQINIALNGYSSSVYRKNGKEYDILVKTNVSSVKDLENLQIKSSITDNKVLLAQVASVKLTPELDQIKHYKKERTVTVYSDVKTGYNSVNIENALSEQIKKMDLNGVNVLYDGEKHQIQTNFTSLAVAGVFTVLIIYVLLFVQFKSFVQPLIIMCSLPLSLIGVVIGLMIFRMPLSLTAVMGIISLIGVVIRNAILLIEYINGGREEGLSINEACLYAVSQRFRPIILSSTATITGLIPLALSNSALFGPMSVTIMFGLLTATFLTFIAIPVIYSVVNTKIEQRAVQGKGISL, encoded by the coding sequence ATGGGATTGATTAAAGCAGCTATCGAGAACAAAAAAATTGTCTTATTTCTAGTCATATTAGTTATTATTGGAGGCTTTTATAGTTATTACATAGTCCCGAAACAAGAGAGCCCTGATGTATCCTCTCCGGCAGCTATGATTACGACTATTTATCCGGGAGCTTCTCCTGCAGATATTGAAACTCTTGTTACCAAGAAGATTGAAGACAAAGTGGAGGAAATAGATGGTTATGATTACGCAGAATCGTACTCTAAAAATAGTGCCTCAATCGTTATCGTTTATTTAAACAATGATGCCGATAAGGATAAAGCCTGGCGGGATTTAAGAGATAAAATTAATGATTTGAAACCACAACTTCCAGACGGATGTCAAGCAAGTACCATTAATACTAACCTCACTGAGACCGCCGGGATGATATTAAGTATCTCGGGAAAAAACTATTCTTATGAACAGCTAGGTAATTATGCGGACGATATAAAAAAATCTTTGAACAATGTTAATGGAATTTCGAGGTTTGATGTCGACGGTAAGCAAGATAAGCAAGTCAAGATTGATGTTGATTGGACGGAAATAAATAAATATGGTATTTCCTTAGTTGATTTGTGTAATGTACTTAAAGCTCAAAACATCAATATCCCTTCAGGATCTTTGAACCTAAAAACAGGGAAAATAAAGGTTGAAACACCAGGTACATTTACCTCACTGCAGGATATACAAAATACCATTGTCGGAGTTTCCAAGACGACAGGGGAAACTGTGAGGATTAAAGACATTGCTAAGGTCTATATGGATTATGATGATAATTCAGACCTTAAATTCACGGATAATGGGGAAAATGCAGTACTGCTTGCGGGTTATTTTCAAGACAACAAGAATATCGTACTCGTGGGCGATGATGTTAGAAAAGAATTAGACACTATAAAAAAACAGCTTCCCAGTGATTTGACGATTGATGAAGTTACTTTTCAACCTAAAGATGTCAGTGATTCTGTTTCCTTTTTCATGAAAAATCTCAGAGAAGGTATTATTCTTGTTATTATCACGGTGCTTATAGGCATGAGTCTTAGGAATGCCATGGTGGTATCCGCAGTGATTCCGATCTCAATCTCAATGTCTTTCTTGGCAATGTACGTGCTGGGGATTAAAGTTCAGCAAATGTCTACCACAGCTCTGATCATTGCCCTTGGGATTCTGGTTGACGATGCGATCGTTATCGGTGATGTTATTCAAGTAGGTATTGATCAAGGATTATCCGGAAATGAAGCAGCATTTCAGGGAATCAAGAGGCTGTTTGTTCCCGTATTCACGTCCACCTTGATTATCGTTGGTGCCTTCGCACCGCTTCTGACGATTCCCGGAGCTGTTGGGGAATTTATGAGAAGCTTACCTCAGGTTGTTATGATCTGTGTTACTTGTTCGTATCTTTCGGCCTTACTTGTAACTCCTGCCATGTCTTCTTTATTTTTTAGAAAAAGCAAAAACGTTGATAAAGAGAGCATTGTGCGCAAAATGTTCCGTAATCTCTTAAGCTATGGTCTTAAGCACAAGAAGACGATTGTTGCGGTAGCTCTGGGAGTTTTCATCGTGGCGATAGGTTTGCTGAAAACGTTGGGGATGCAGTTTTTTCCCTATGCAGACAAAAATATAATCTATATTGATGTAGCTAACGAGAAAATGGAGGATATTGACAGCACAACTAGTTTGGTAAAACAAATAGAAGCTATCCTAAAAACAGAGAAGGATGTAACGGGATATACATCAGCTATTGGGGGCGGAATGCCGAAATTTTATATAACGATGCCTACAGTCGCAGGTTCCAAGGATACTGCACAAATCATGGTAAGAATAGATCTTAATAAATCGAAACAGTTTAAAACAAGACAAGAATTGGCCGAGCATCTACAGAGTTTGTTGGACAGTAAAATTTCGGAAGGGACAGCTACGGTAAAACAGTTGGAACAAGCGCAGCCCATAGGAGCCCCCATACGCTTGAGACTTACCGGGGATGATTTAGATAAACTATATGCGGCTTCAGATAAAATTCAGCAACAATTATTGAACATACCCGGAACTTTAAATGTCAGAGATGATGCCGCTAAGAAATCTTATGAATATGAAGTAAACATTGATGATGCTAAAGCATCACAGCTTGGTTTGCTCAAATCAGATATTCTTCAGCAAATTAATATTGCTTTGAATGGGTATAGTAGTTCCGTCTATCGAAAAAATGGCAAGGAATATGATATCTTAGTAAAAACAAATGTTTCGTCTGTAAAGGATTTGGAAAATCTGCAAATTAAATCAAGCATTACTGATAATAAGGTACTCTTGGCTCAGGTAGCATCCGTAAAACTTACTCCTGAATTGGATCAAATAAAACACTACAAAAAAGAAAGAACGGTAACCGTCTACAGTGATGTAAAAACTGGGTACAATTCAGTGAATATCGAAAACGCTCTAAGTGAACAAATTAAGAAAATGGATTTAAATGGGGTGAATGTTCTCTACGATGGAGAAAAACATCAAATTCAAACGAACTTTACCAGTCTTGCGGTGGCTGGGGTGTTTACAGTTCTAATTATTTACGTTCTCTTATTTGTTCAATTCAAATCATTCGTCCAGCCTTTAATTATTATGTGCTCACTACCCTTATCCTTAATTGGTGTAGTTATAGGGCTGATGATCTTTAGAATGCCACTATCGTTAACAGCTGTCATGGGGATTATAAGTCTTATTGGGGTTGTTATCAGAAATGCAATCCTGCTGATTGAATATATTAACGGCGGGAGAGAAGAGGGATTATCTATTAATGAAGCTTGTCTGTATGCTGTTAGTCAAAGATTCAGACCTATTATTCTGAGCTCAACCGCAACGATCACAGGGCTTATTCCCTTAGCCCTATCAAATAGCGCTTTATTTGGCCCCATGTCGGTAACCATTATGTTTGGTCTTTTGACTGCCACGTTCCTTACCTTTATCGCCATACCGGTAATTTATTCCGTAGTTAATACGAAAATAGAACAGAGAGCAGTTCAGGGAAAAGGGATAAGTCTTTAA
- a CDS encoding SHOCT domain-containing protein yields MLRFGLLGGGLMGLGLLSVAIHLIIWVFLIMMVVRIFRGHSHRPNVVTRQSDYALEILRERFAQGEIDGEEFNRRKHDLLS; encoded by the coding sequence ATGCTTAGATTTGGACTTCTGGGCGGTGGTCTCATGGGTCTTGGGCTTCTCAGCGTGGCTATACATCTGATTATATGGGTTTTCTTAATTATGATGGTCGTAAGAATATTCCGGGGTCATAGTCATAGGCCTAACGTTGTTACAAGACAATCTGACTACGCCTTAGAAATTCTTCGGGAACGATTTGCCCAAGGCGAAATTGACGGTGAGGAATTTAACAGAAGGAAACATGATTTGTTGTCCTAA
- a CDS encoding class I SAM-dependent methyltransferase has translation MGNVDIFEMMANRYDTPERIQISKATADAIRKYLVDTHDKNAIDFGCGTGLVGMNLLNDFNSMLFLDPSQKMIEQIKQKIDDFNIRNADTLCFDFEKESRTNLQADYIFMAQVLLHINDVELVLSRLYDILNVGGHLLIVDFNKNDEIVSDKVHNGFDQNNLTELMTKIGYREIQSKTFYFGSKLFMNHDASLFILDSRR, from the coding sequence ATGGGAAATGTCGATATCTTTGAAATGATGGCTAATAGATATGATACTCCTGAAAGAATCCAAATTTCGAAGGCCACAGCAGATGCTATTCGCAAATATTTAGTTGACACTCATGATAAGAATGCTATTGATTTTGGGTGCGGAACTGGTCTTGTTGGAATGAACTTGTTAAATGATTTCAATTCTATGCTTTTTCTGGATCCCTCACAAAAGATGATCGAACAAATAAAACAAAAAATTGACGACTTTAATATCCGGAATGCAGACACATTATGCTTTGATTTCGAAAAGGAAAGCAGAACAAATTTACAGGCTGACTATATTTTTATGGCTCAGGTTCTCCTCCATATTAATGATGTTGAGTTAGTTTTATCAAGATTATACGATATTCTAAATGTAGGAGGGCATTTACTAATCGTAGATTTTAATAAAAATGATGAAATAGTCTCAGATAAGGTTCATAACGGATTTGATCAAAATAACCTTACTGAACTTATGACTAAAATAGGGTATAGAGAAATTCAATCTAAAACGTTTTATTTTGGAAGTAAACTATTCATGAATCATGACGCATCTTTGTTTATACTTGATTCTCGAAGATGA
- a CDS encoding PAS domain S-box protein, producing MYYDLVSNALDVLFFCGFAIWIKHSLHKKYSIYVLGIFFGLVTTFVIKGKITIVPGYFFDFRNITMTMAGFIGGPLCAVIATFLGALYRYIVGGNGSMGGIASIIVFACLGSILGWRVKNCLNRKKPLFGIPLGIFMAFTSLFIIWCNHPMNNNSITILREIAVPIMVVNSLATTIIFNFYFRICDFFSKGSILNKIINDSPINLLIYNPNGPMMVSKSLEKLNNSSAEINKLLELKDSDIESLNMTKQLHRKLKTEDNRHIVADLSGFQMPSGDYAYVAVVNDVTDGKKQAEKLKGANERFSKAFQLGPHMMTILRKSDHQYLYVNDRFIKERGFTREEVIGKTPIELGVPEHEFNRFLEAIELHGSIRNIECTLVTKFGSIGTGILSAETIEIDDQDCILFAYIDVTEMKQMQKERVEQLTKYLSLESALSRSNQLIADIIHQMPDAFYVLDHQWRFTFVNNAAVRLFQKTHEELLGKVIWQVIPQARGTLLEQNSLKVIKGCTPIIFEYHSFLQDDTWYRVKTYPSGNGLSVYYQDITERKLACENLIKSQEEMLSILESMTDCFLTVDSDSKLTYINRAGEIAFGKSRDELLGKIITEEFKIDDKALAHYQEVLYGKKSVTFEILSEVLGNKWFEISAYPADIGMSCYFREITSRKIAQEEMARLDRLNLVGQLAAGIGHEIRNPMTTVRGYLQLLGIKSEYEAQKTTFDLMISELDRANSIITEFLSLAQTKKTQLQSQNLNDIISGLYPLLEADAFTQNKQIRFIPGEIPNLELNTKEITQLILNLARNGLESMKDGGCLTIESNLQEGRVVLAIEDEGCGIPQENYNKLGTPFFTTKDFGTGLGLATCYKIVESHRAKICFDSSSMGTTFYIFFPISLIEKEHKCMIA from the coding sequence TTGTACTACGACCTTGTAAGCAATGCACTTGATGTCCTATTCTTCTGTGGTTTCGCAATATGGATCAAGCATTCTCTCCATAAAAAATACTCCATTTACGTCTTAGGTATTTTCTTCGGGTTAGTTACGACTTTTGTAATCAAAGGAAAAATTACTATTGTTCCGGGCTATTTCTTTGACTTTCGTAATATTACCATGACTATGGCTGGGTTTATTGGAGGTCCTTTATGTGCTGTAATAGCAACTTTCCTTGGCGCTCTATACCGATATATAGTTGGTGGAAACGGTTCTATGGGCGGAATTGCCAGCATTATAGTTTTTGCATGTTTGGGAAGCATTTTAGGCTGGCGAGTCAAGAATTGTCTGAATAGAAAGAAGCCCCTCTTTGGTATCCCTCTTGGTATTTTCATGGCCTTTACTTCACTATTTATTATTTGGTGTAATCATCCGATGAATAACAATTCGATAACAATTCTCAGAGAAATTGCTGTTCCTATTATGGTGGTTAATTCACTGGCAACCACCATAATATTTAATTTCTATTTCAGGATTTGCGATTTCTTTAGTAAGGGATCCATTCTAAACAAAATTATCAATGACAGCCCTATAAATCTCCTAATATATAATCCAAATGGTCCAATGATGGTCAGTAAAAGTTTAGAAAAGCTCAATAATTCTTCGGCAGAAATAAACAAATTGTTGGAATTAAAAGACTCAGATATTGAAAGCCTGAATATGACAAAACAGCTCCATAGAAAACTAAAAACCGAAGATAATCGACACATTGTGGCCGACTTGTCAGGTTTTCAAATGCCTAGTGGCGACTATGCGTATGTAGCAGTTGTTAATGATGTTACTGATGGAAAAAAGCAAGCTGAAAAGTTGAAAGGTGCAAATGAACGATTCAGCAAGGCGTTTCAGCTTGGCCCCCATATGATGACGATCCTTCGAAAGTCTGATCATCAATATCTGTATGTTAACGATCGTTTCATAAAAGAAAGGGGGTTTACTCGAGAAGAGGTCATTGGCAAAACGCCCATTGAATTGGGGGTCCCTGAACATGAATTTAATCGATTCCTAGAAGCGATAGAATTACACGGCTCAATTCGAAACATTGAATGTACTCTTGTTACGAAATTTGGATCAATTGGTACCGGAATTCTGTCGGCGGAAACAATTGAAATCGATGATCAAGATTGCATATTGTTCGCGTATATTGACGTAACGGAAATGAAACAGATGCAAAAAGAACGAGTTGAACAACTTACTAAATACTTATCTTTAGAATCTGCTCTGTCTCGAAGTAATCAACTAATAGCAGATATTATTCATCAGATGCCTGATGCCTTCTATGTGTTAGACCATCAATGGCGATTTACCTTTGTCAATAACGCGGCAGTTAGACTATTTCAGAAGACACACGAAGAGCTCTTAGGTAAGGTAATATGGCAGGTAATTCCGCAAGCACGAGGGACATTATTAGAACAAAACTCCTTAAAGGTGATCAAGGGGTGCACCCCCATAATCTTTGAATATCATAGTTTTTTACAGGATGATACCTGGTATCGAGTCAAAACCTACCCCTCCGGAAACGGATTATCTGTTTATTATCAGGACATCACGGAGCGAAAATTGGCGTGTGAAAATTTAATTAAATCTCAAGAAGAAATGCTTTCAATCCTCGAAAGTATGACGGATTGCTTTCTTACAGTTGATAGTGACTCAAAATTGACCTACATTAACCGTGCTGGAGAAATCGCTTTTGGAAAATCTCGTGATGAGTTGTTAGGCAAAATAATAACGGAAGAATTTAAGATTGACGACAAAGCTCTAGCACATTATCAAGAAGTACTTTACGGAAAAAAATCGGTGACTTTTGAGATTCTTTCTGAAGTGTTAGGTAATAAATGGTTTGAGATAAGTGCCTACCCTGCCGATATCGGTATGAGCTGTTATTTTCGGGAGATTACCAGTCGAAAAATCGCTCAAGAGGAAATGGCTAGACTTGATCGCCTTAATCTTGTGGGCCAATTAGCTGCGGGAATAGGGCATGAAATCAGGAATCCTATGACAACCGTTCGTGGCTATCTTCAATTATTGGGGATTAAGTCTGAGTATGAAGCTCAAAAAACAACATTTGACCTGATGATTTCGGAACTTGATCGAGCAAACTCGATTATTACAGAGTTTCTATCGTTGGCACAAACGAAGAAGACTCAACTTCAGTCTCAAAACTTAAACGATATCATCAGTGGTCTATATCCCCTATTAGAAGCTGATGCATTTACCCAAAATAAACAAATACGCTTTATACCAGGGGAGATTCCCAATCTAGAACTGAATACAAAAGAAATCACACAACTGATTCTAAATCTTGCCCGAAATGGACTTGAATCAATGAAGGATGGGGGTTGTCTTACTATTGAAAGCAATTTACAGGAAGGCAGGGTAGTACTGGCAATTGAGGATGAAGGATGTGGAATACCACAAGAAAATTACAATAAGCTGGGAACTCCTTTCTTTACGACGAAAGATTTCGGAACTGGATTAGGTTTGGCAACCTGTTACAAAATTGTGGAATCTCATCGGGCGAAGATCTGTTTTGATTCTAGTTCAATGGGAACTACATTTTACATATTCTTTCCAATCTCACTCATAGAGAAAGAACATAAATGCATGATTGCTTGA
- a CDS encoding ASKHA domain-containing protein, which translates to MNYYKLLLKPQDVLVDVAEGRTLKEAMNDAGLVFDFPCGGRGTCGKCRVKISKGVGTPVAKEQELIPSKELDAGVRLACMTAVYNDLTVELPDQTKLQHHILIDSEKKDMQVDPHLKKVFVEVDKPSRETHSSDWRRLKKSLVKQGYMGSELESSVAILRQMPDLFRAANYRITAVMFENVVAGLEAQDTSKSMLGMAFDIGTTTIVGYLLDLYSGAELCVVSTLNPQTSFGADVISRLTFVGHEEKGLMKLQAAVVEAINKLIAEAAERAAVTRSQIYGISIAANTCMHHLFLGINPQSIAVAPYVPAVSEPLVVDALELKIDINQAGKVFVLPNIAGFVGADTVAVLLATELDRSEDVKLVIDIGTNGEIALGSRGKIVACSAAAGPAFEGAQISSGMRGAVGAIDHVYYRDKLEYTVIGGGKPLGICGSALLDTVAGLVELGIINKRGKFIAYEQLNDQAAKKYKENLIQHEGQGAFLLADAGITGHGRPIMITQKDIRELQMAKGAIAAGIRILMKTCGVETEDIKEVLLAGAFGNYLNPHSACAIGLIPEDLESKIQMIGNAAGTGAKLALLSLSQFRRAADIAETVDFVELGSYPKFNSIFGECTYFTVK; encoded by the coding sequence ATGAACTATTACAAACTTCTTTTAAAACCTCAAGATGTACTGGTAGACGTGGCAGAAGGCAGAACCCTAAAAGAAGCCATGAATGATGCCGGGTTAGTGTTTGATTTCCCCTGTGGTGGCAGAGGGACGTGCGGAAAATGTCGTGTTAAGATTTCTAAGGGAGTTGGTACCCCGGTTGCCAAGGAACAAGAACTGATACCGTCGAAGGAATTAGACGCAGGTGTTCGCTTAGCTTGCATGACAGCTGTATATAACGATCTGACAGTGGAACTTCCGGATCAAACGAAACTTCAGCACCACATTCTCATAGACTCGGAAAAAAAGGATATGCAAGTTGATCCGCATCTTAAGAAAGTGTTTGTTGAAGTGGATAAGCCTTCACGTGAGACCCATAGCTCTGATTGGCGCCGGCTGAAGAAAAGTCTTGTTAAGCAAGGGTATATGGGCAGCGAATTAGAGTCTTCGGTTGCTATTTTGCGCCAGATGCCAGATTTGTTTAGAGCTGCCAATTACCGCATTACGGCTGTTATGTTCGAAAATGTTGTGGCCGGATTAGAAGCGCAGGATACATCGAAATCAATGCTCGGTATGGCTTTTGATATTGGAACAACAACCATTGTGGGGTATTTGCTCGATCTTTATTCAGGGGCAGAGTTATGTGTTGTTTCTACACTAAATCCACAGACAAGCTTTGGAGCAGATGTCATTTCCCGTCTCACTTTTGTGGGACATGAGGAAAAGGGTCTGATGAAACTGCAAGCTGCTGTGGTTGAAGCCATCAATAAATTAATCGCGGAGGCTGCAGAAAGGGCAGCGGTAACTAGAAGTCAGATTTATGGGATTTCTATTGCGGCGAATACTTGTATGCATCACCTTTTTTTGGGCATAAATCCTCAGAGTATTGCTGTTGCACCGTACGTACCTGCTGTTAGTGAACCTTTGGTCGTGGACGCTTTAGAACTAAAGATTGACATTAACCAGGCTGGAAAAGTTTTCGTGCTGCCAAATATCGCGGGTTTTGTAGGTGCCGATACGGTAGCAGTACTTTTGGCCACTGAGTTGGATAGAAGCGAGGATGTCAAGCTTGTCATAGATATTGGTACTAACGGAGAAATTGCGCTTGGCTCAAGAGGAAAAATAGTTGCCTGTTCTGCCGCCGCCGGTCCTGCCTTTGAGGGAGCGCAAATAAGCAGCGGGATGAGAGGTGCCGTGGGAGCAATTGACCATGTTTATTATCGAGATAAACTGGAATACACGGTTATTGGCGGGGGAAAACCTCTGGGAATTTGCGGCTCTGCCTTGCTGGATACAGTAGCCGGTCTAGTTGAACTTGGGATTATCAACAAAAGAGGGAAATTTATCGCCTACGAACAATTAAATGACCAAGCGGCTAAAAAATACAAGGAAAATCTTATACAACATGAGGGACAGGGAGCATTTTTGCTGGCTGATGCTGGTATAACCGGTCATGGCAGACCGATAATGATTACACAAAAAGATATACGGGAGCTGCAAATGGCTAAAGGTGCCATAGCAGCGGGTATCAGAATATTGATGAAAACTTGTGGTGTCGAAACAGAGGACATTAAAGAAGTTCTTTTAGCCGGAGCCTTTGGAAATTACCTTAATCCGCATAGTGCATGTGCCATAGGGTTGATCCCTGAGGATCTGGAAAGTAAAATTCAAATGATTGGCAATGCGGCGGGCACCGGTGCGAAATTAGCTTTGCTGTCATTGAGTCAATTTCGAAGAGCAGCTGATATCGCTGAGACAGTTGATTTTGTTGAATTGGGCAGTTATCCCAAGTTTAATAGTATTTTCGGTGAATGTACGTACTTTACCGTAAAATAA
- a CDS encoding GntR family transcriptional regulator has protein sequence MANPVYIEIVEDIKKKVTNAVLKPGDTVPSEMALCKEYGVSRMTVRKGLAILANEGYIYSVPGKGSYVQKPEINKYTLDFDEMNNPINSVDNARLLEVSIIMPDDKLADELQTTRSKHVIMIRRLFYTDGIPVAYDVKYLLYSKGMPIVEKEIEQATFQEMVSNSTSIFALKKNISISAQIPNEETKRYLNIYDELALLVVEQKLYNHENKPIGVSVTSYRGDYIKLQGRSD, from the coding sequence ATGGCTAATCCGGTTTATATTGAAATCGTTGAAGATATAAAGAAAAAAGTAACGAATGCGGTGTTAAAACCAGGCGATACAGTTCCGTCTGAAATGGCACTTTGTAAAGAATATGGTGTCAGTCGAATGACAGTAAGAAAAGGTTTAGCCATTCTGGCAAATGAGGGGTACATTTATTCCGTTCCAGGTAAAGGAAGTTACGTCCAAAAACCAGAAATTAATAAGTATACGTTAGACTTTGACGAAATGAATAATCCTATTAATAGTGTTGATAATGCAAGATTGTTAGAAGTAAGTATTATTATGCCGGACGATAAGTTAGCTGATGAGCTGCAAACAACCAGAAGTAAACATGTTATTATGATTCGCAGGCTGTTCTATACGGATGGAATCCCTGTGGCTTATGATGTTAAATATCTGCTTTATAGTAAAGGGATGCCCATCGTAGAAAAAGAGATTGAACAAGCGACATTTCAAGAAATGGTTTCCAATAGTACGTCTATTTTTGCCCTAAAGAAAAATATAAGTATTAGTGCTCAGATTCCTAACGAAGAGACGAAACGCTATCTGAATATTTACGATGAACTTGCCTTATTAGTTGTTGAACAAAAGCTATATAATCATGAAAATAAGCCGATTGGCGTAAGTGTTACTAGTTATCGCGGAGATTATATAAAATTACAAGGCCGCAGCGATTAA
- a CDS encoding cobalamin B12-binding domain-containing protein, whose amino-acid sequence MEDFSKTSEALLRFVEQLDEENAIKLANEALLEGINPIYLLDVMNEGMRRVGKLYDSKDYYIADLIMAGLIFRQVLELEKMTEFFHRTCDKKVGKVVIGTVSGDIHDIGKDIFRHMLEAYGFVVIDLGVDVSREVFVKNVEKHKPDILALSGVLTSTVKEMREVVNSLKESGLRDKVKIIIGANHLTLDSFKYIGADSYATDASEGAKVCREWIDGKE is encoded by the coding sequence ATGGAAGACTTCAGCAAAACAAGTGAAGCGTTATTAAGATTTGTAGAGCAGCTCGATGAAGAAAATGCTATAAAACTGGCAAATGAGGCTTTGCTTGAGGGAATTAATCCTATCTATTTGCTTGATGTGATGAATGAAGGGATGAGACGAGTAGGGAAACTTTATGATAGTAAAGATTATTATATCGCTGATTTGATCATGGCAGGGCTGATTTTTAGACAGGTATTAGAATTGGAAAAAATGACTGAGTTTTTCCATAGAACCTGTGATAAGAAAGTTGGGAAAGTCGTCATCGGGACAGTAAGTGGAGATATTCACGACATAGGAAAGGATATCTTTAGACACATGCTGGAAGCCTATGGATTCGTAGTGATTGATCTTGGGGTGGACGTATCGAGAGAGGTCTTTGTGAAAAATGTTGAGAAGCATAAACCGGATATTCTGGCCCTTAGCGGTGTATTAACAAGCACAGTTAAAGAAATGAGAGAAGTGGTAAATTCTTTGAAAGAATCTGGTCTTAGAGACAAGGTGAAAATAATTATAGGTGCTAACCATCTCACTCTAGATTCATTCAAATATATTGGTGCGGATAGCTATGCTACTGATGCTTCAGAAGGGGCGAAAGTGTGTAGGGAATGGATAGATGGTAAGGAGTAG